From a single Halogeometricum sp. S3BR5-2 genomic region:
- a CDS encoding iron-containing alcohol dehydrogenase family protein, with protein MSDGYRFEFDAPVIRSRRGAAADLGDELEAHGLERALVVCGSTVGETPAVMDPVRDGLGDRLAGVFAETTPEKRLGTAYDGLNAARECDADVVVGLGGGSSLDVAKVVSLLAADERPPEEVGTELVESGTVSVPSGDLLPVVAVPTTLAGAEMSNVAGVTASPESGPVDESAGGGIADPKLTPRAVVYDPELFATTPKGVLAASAMNGFDKGIETLYASNATPVTDATASRGLGLLEPGLRRLGEGASDPDPETLDPVVEGTMLVQYGVSRPGGVTLSLIHAFGHGLTRTYDVQQGAAHAVVAPHVLRYLFEEVDGRRELLAESLGVGRAADPAAAVVDAVERVRDALSLPSRLRDVDGPEPAEFEAVAEDIVNDSFLANAPEDLEPTAEAVEGVLRDAY; from the coding sequence ATGAGCGACGGCTACCGGTTCGAGTTCGACGCGCCCGTGATTCGCTCCCGTCGCGGCGCGGCCGCCGACCTCGGAGACGAGTTGGAAGCGCACGGCCTGGAACGCGCGCTCGTCGTCTGCGGGTCGACGGTGGGGGAGACGCCAGCCGTGATGGACCCCGTGAGAGACGGACTGGGCGACCGGTTAGCGGGCGTGTTCGCGGAAACCACGCCGGAGAAACGACTCGGCACGGCCTACGACGGACTGAACGCCGCGCGGGAGTGCGACGCCGACGTCGTCGTCGGCCTCGGCGGCGGCAGCAGTCTCGACGTGGCGAAGGTGGTCAGCCTCCTCGCGGCGGACGAACGACCGCCCGAAGAGGTGGGCACCGAACTCGTCGAGTCGGGAACCGTCTCCGTTCCGTCGGGCGACCTCCTGCCCGTCGTCGCGGTGCCGACGACGCTGGCCGGCGCGGAGATGTCGAACGTCGCCGGCGTGACGGCCTCCCCCGAATCGGGTCCGGTCGACGAATCCGCTGGCGGCGGCATCGCGGACCCGAAACTGACCCCTCGGGCCGTCGTCTACGACCCCGAACTGTTCGCGACGACGCCGAAGGGCGTCCTCGCGGCGTCGGCGATGAACGGCTTCGACAAGGGTATCGAGACGCTGTACGCCTCGAACGCGACACCGGTGACCGACGCGACGGCGTCGCGCGGACTCGGACTGCTCGAACCCGGTCTGCGCCGACTGGGCGAGGGCGCCTCGGACCCGGACCCGGAGACGCTGGACCCGGTCGTCGAGGGGACGATGCTCGTCCAGTACGGCGTCTCCCGCCCCGGCGGCGTGACGCTCTCTCTCATCCACGCGTTCGGACACGGCCTCACGCGCACGTACGACGTGCAGCAGGGCGCCGCGCACGCCGTCGTCGCCCCGCACGTCCTGCGCTACCTGTTCGAGGAGGTCGACGGCCGGCGCGAACTGCTCGCGGAGTCGCTCGGCGTCGGGCGGGCGGCGGACCCCGCCGCCGCGGTGGTCGACGCCGTCGAACGGGTTCGGGACGCGCTGTCGCTCCCGTCGCGCCTGCGCGACGTGGACGGCCCGGAACCCGCCGAGTTCGAGGCGGTGGCCGAGGACATCGTGAACGACTCCTTCCTCGCGAACGCCCCCGAAGACCTCGAACCGACGGCCGAAGCGGTCGAGGGAGTGCTCCGGGACGCCTACTGA
- a CDS encoding AEC family transporter has product MDVVSNLLYLLVLLLAGIGGRRLGLLTESRADLLTGFAFYLALPALVFTSTSTQSLGDVLEPRLIAGFWLVLLVVGAAGWVVHRRTSSPAARSVAVVQSYHCNFGFLGLPITAAAFGDVATAKASVILGVGGLTQIPATVAILALVNEAEADLSKELRGFLANPVIGALALGFLCSALGVSVPGVVSDGLGAISQLALPAALLAVGASLSLDAGAVDLPTVGSVVALKMLFMPATALAAFSLLSANLSTTRAGVLMLAMPTAISTFIYATELGGDADLASANVFATTVASVGTIFVVLQFVG; this is encoded by the coding sequence ATGGATGTCGTCTCGAACCTGCTCTATCTCCTCGTCCTCCTGTTGGCGGGCATCGGCGGGCGGCGCCTCGGCCTCCTGACCGAGTCGCGGGCGGACCTGCTCACGGGGTTCGCGTTCTACCTCGCGCTCCCGGCGCTCGTCTTCACCTCCACGTCCACCCAGTCGCTCGGGGACGTACTCGAACCGCGTCTGATCGCCGGGTTCTGGCTCGTGCTCCTCGTCGTCGGCGCGGCGGGGTGGGTCGTCCACCGACGGACCTCCTCCCCGGCGGCTCGGAGCGTCGCCGTCGTCCAGTCGTATCACTGCAATTTCGGCTTCCTCGGTCTGCCGATAACCGCGGCGGCGTTCGGCGACGTCGCCACCGCGAAGGCGAGCGTCATCCTCGGCGTCGGCGGTCTGACGCAGATACCGGCGACCGTCGCGATCCTCGCCCTCGTCAACGAGGCGGAGGCCGACCTCAGTAAGGAACTCCGAGGGTTCCTCGCCAACCCCGTTATCGGCGCGTTGGCGCTCGGCTTCCTCTGCTCCGCGCTCGGTGTCTCCGTTCCGGGGGTCGTCTCGGACGGCCTCGGCGCTATCTCGCAACTCGCGCTTCCGGCCGCACTGCTGGCCGTAGGGGCATCGCTGTCGCTCGACGCGGGCGCCGTCGACCTCCCGACGGTCGGGTCGGTCGTCGCCCTGAAGATGCTGTTCATGCCCGCGACGGCGCTCGCCGCGTTCTCGCTGCTCTCGGCGAACCTCTCGACCACCCGCGCCGGCGTGCTCATGCTCGCCATGCCGACGGCCATCTCCACGTTCATCTACGCGACGGAACTCGGCGGCGATGCGGACCTCGCCTCCGCCAACGTCTTCGCGACCACCGTCGCGTCGGTTGGAACCATCTTCGTCGTCCTCCAGTTCGTCGGATGA
- a CDS encoding 3-keto-5-aminohexanoate cleavage protein gives MTYEDYLAGDPVILTAALTGGVHGKEANPNLPETPEEIGRAAAEAEAAGASVVHLHARRPNGERSFSTERFQEIDDAVRRYADDVIIQHSTGGTAAPDDHRARPLRTDPAPEMASLDMGPLNRYDRLTSENTRGLVDDLYDEMRTRGIKPELEVFNDGHLNEVHGLLERRDLSAPVYATLIFGPGTLTRPTPQNFLNSVANLPPGATFNTLGFGRHQLPFATMGVLFGGHVRVGLEDNIYLRRGELAESNAQLVERVAEISERLGRPVATTDQAREILGLSA, from the coding sequence GTGACGTACGAGGACTACCTCGCCGGGGACCCCGTGATACTCACCGCGGCGCTGACCGGAGGCGTCCACGGTAAGGAGGCGAACCCGAACCTGCCCGAGACGCCCGAGGAGATAGGACGGGCGGCGGCCGAGGCCGAGGCGGCCGGAGCGTCCGTCGTTCACCTCCACGCCCGCCGGCCGAACGGCGAGCGCTCCTTCTCGACCGAGCGCTTTCAGGAGATAGACGACGCGGTCCGACGCTACGCCGACGACGTTATCATCCAGCACTCCACGGGTGGAACGGCCGCGCCCGACGACCACCGGGCGCGACCGCTACGCACCGACCCCGCGCCCGAGATGGCCTCGCTCGACATGGGTCCGCTGAACCGCTACGACCGCCTGACGAGCGAGAACACCCGAGGACTGGTGGACGACCTGTACGACGAGATGCGGACGCGCGGAATCAAGCCCGAACTGGAGGTGTTCAACGACGGCCACCTCAACGAGGTGCACGGCCTCCTCGAACGCCGCGACCTCTCGGCGCCCGTCTACGCTACGCTCATCTTCGGTCCGGGCACGCTCACTCGGCCGACCCCACAGAACTTCTTGAACTCCGTCGCAAACTTACCGCCCGGAGCGACGTTCAACACGCTGGGCTTCGGCCGCCACCAACTCCCCTTCGCGACGATGGGGGTGTTGTTCGGCGGTCACGTCCGAGTCGGACTGGAGGACAACATCTACCTCCGGCGCGGCGAGTTGGCCGAGTCGAACGCCCAGTTGGTGGAGCGCGTCGCGGAGATTTCGGAGCGTCTCGGCCGACCGGTGGCGACGACCGACCAAGCGCGCGAGATACTGGGCCTGAGTGCCTGA
- a CDS encoding ABC transporter substrate-binding protein has product MTRDTQDGSTRRRFLKAGTGLAVSGALAGCGQDGAGSTATGDGGDPTSSARDESTTGEGTDAATESASGESYAVSMEPVGTVELDGVPESWVPFTGDYADMGVALGQADGLEAIGVPERFGTHYYEELPDVSVDKESLTTLYQEGTGKEIFYEIGADVHVVDPNFMSNRLQWSRSDVEEVRRNVAPFFGNTIFTRVYDWHDYQHYSLYEAFEKVAQLFRQQERYDAFANLNEEVTASIRENLPDESLDVALLYPASIPPESFYPYLIGEGTASKQWRTLNVGDALAKNGIADAQAGGGTIDFETLLDIDPDAIAVRIQGNITEEYFRENVVRPLQQHDVASQLTAVQNDRVVYGGLTYQGPIIYLFQLEMAAQGLYPEAFGDEPLFDRRRVNDIVTGDF; this is encoded by the coding sequence ATGACGCGAGATACGCAGGACGGTTCGACGCGGCGGCGATTCCTGAAGGCGGGCACCGGCCTCGCCGTCAGCGGCGCGCTGGCGGGGTGTGGACAGGACGGCGCGGGTTCGACCGCGACCGGCGACGGTGGCGACCCGACGTCGTCCGCGAGGGACGAGTCGACGACCGGGGAGGGGACGGACGCCGCGACGGAGTCGGCGTCCGGCGAGTCGTACGCGGTGTCGATGGAACCCGTCGGCACCGTCGAGCTCGACGGCGTCCCCGAGTCGTGGGTCCCGTTCACGGGCGACTACGCGGACATGGGCGTCGCCCTCGGCCAGGCGGACGGACTGGAGGCCATCGGCGTCCCCGAGCGCTTCGGAACCCACTACTACGAGGAACTGCCGGACGTCTCCGTCGATAAAGAGAGCCTGACGACGCTGTACCAGGAGGGGACGGGCAAGGAGATATTCTACGAGATAGGCGCCGACGTCCACGTCGTCGACCCCAACTTCATGTCCAACCGACTCCAGTGGAGTCGAAGTGACGTAGAGGAGGTACGTCGGAACGTGGCCCCGTTCTTCGGAAACACCATCTTCACGCGGGTGTACGACTGGCACGACTACCAGCACTACTCGCTGTACGAGGCCTTCGAGAAAGTCGCGCAGTTGTTCCGACAGCAGGAGCGCTACGACGCGTTCGCGAACCTCAATGAGGAGGTCACGGCCTCGATTCGGGAGAACCTGCCCGACGAGTCGCTCGACGTCGCGCTCCTGTATCCCGCGAGCATCCCGCCCGAATCGTTCTACCCCTACCTCATCGGCGAGGGGACGGCGTCGAAGCAGTGGCGCACTCTGAACGTCGGCGACGCCCTGGCGAAGAACGGCATCGCCGACGCGCAGGCGGGCGGCGGCACTATCGACTTCGAGACGCTCCTCGATATCGACCCCGACGCCATCGCGGTCCGGATTCAGGGGAACATCACGGAGGAGTACTTCCGGGAGAACGTCGTCCGACCCCTCCAGCAGCACGACGTCGCCAGTCAACTCACGGCGGTGCAGAACGACCGCGTCGTCTACGGCGGCCTGACGTACCAGGGACCCATCATCTACCTGTTCCAACTCGAGATGGCCGCGCAGGGGCTCTACCCCGAGGCGTTCGGCGACGAACCGCTGTTCGACCGTCGGCGCGTGAACGACATCGTTACGGGCGATTTCTAA
- the tbsP gene encoding transcriptional regulator TbsP, producing MNYPAELLTDEMSDVFERAFETTERSLYLVNPTVDTLERAVESLSTFAGPTPTVRVLGEKTVLREVMDDFLVASRTADLVESESLELRVLDDADGHKPNLMASESVVTTVVSADSLLAGLQTDDEEFVGAVREEYETLFEASDEYKLHTPGLSRVETTIAERLGPECRTDFTDLLSNLQTARGGGDGPDEVAISLLVAARNEELFYDVSRWAEDIGLASKATFSRKKSELEERGLIATEKVPIDVGRPRLRLKLGDERLRDASGAQLASVAQSMGS from the coding sequence ATGAACTACCCAGCAGAACTGCTGACAGACGAGATGAGCGATGTTTTCGAGCGGGCGTTCGAGACGACTGAGCGTTCGCTGTATCTCGTCAACCCCACCGTCGACACCCTCGAACGGGCGGTGGAGTCGCTCAGCACGTTCGCGGGGCCGACGCCGACGGTCCGTGTACTGGGCGAGAAGACCGTGCTGCGCGAGGTCATGGACGACTTCCTCGTCGCCAGTCGGACGGCCGACCTCGTGGAGTCGGAGTCGCTGGAACTCCGCGTCCTCGACGACGCGGACGGCCACAAGCCGAACCTGATGGCGTCGGAGTCCGTCGTGACGACGGTCGTGAGCGCGGATTCGCTGTTGGCGGGGCTTCAGACCGACGACGAGGAGTTCGTCGGCGCGGTGCGCGAGGAGTACGAGACGCTGTTCGAGGCGAGCGACGAGTACAAGCTTCACACGCCGGGACTCAGCCGAGTCGAGACGACCATCGCGGAGCGTCTCGGTCCGGAGTGCAGGACCGACTTCACCGACCTGCTCTCGAACCTCCAGACGGCCCGCGGGGGCGGCGACGGTCCGGACGAAGTCGCTATCAGCCTCCTCGTCGCCGCGCGGAACGAGGAACTGTTCTACGACGTCTCGCGGTGGGCCGAAGATATCGGCCTCGCCTCGAAGGCGACGTTCTCGCGGAAGAAGAGCGAACTCGAAGAGCGGGGCCTCATCGCCACGGAGAAGGTTCCCATCGACGTCGGCCGCCCGCGACTTCGCCTCAAACTCGGCGACGAGCGCCTGAGAGACGCCAGCGGGGCGCAGTTGGCGAGCGTCGCGCAGAGCATGGGCAGCTAA
- a CDS encoding TrkA C-terminal domain-containing protein yields MVDRLDDVDKRILYHLVRDARNTSAPMVAEEAHVSAGTIRNRINQLEADGVIRGYHAHVDYERAEGRLTNLVVGTAEIAERERLAKQIADVPGVVNVRQLMCGTANIHVTTVGEDAQELSRVTRSVAEMGLEIEDEHLLQHEEHSPYRAFGPEGRRGRQSIADFMSLSGGAEVVEVSVAPGARIDGTTLSEANERGYVDPEVLVVSVERDEQILTPRGDTEIRADDLVTLFARGDLPEDTIAAFGGD; encoded by the coding sequence ATGGTCGACCGACTGGACGACGTCGACAAGCGGATTCTCTATCACCTCGTGCGGGACGCCCGGAACACCTCCGCGCCGATGGTGGCCGAGGAGGCGCACGTCTCCGCCGGGACGATTCGGAACCGGATCAACCAACTGGAGGCCGACGGCGTCATCCGCGGTTACCACGCGCACGTCGACTACGAACGCGCGGAGGGTCGCCTGACGAACCTCGTCGTGGGGACGGCGGAGATAGCCGAGCGGGAGCGGTTGGCCAAGCAGATAGCCGACGTGCCCGGCGTCGTCAACGTCCGACAACTCATGTGCGGAACCGCGAACATCCACGTCACGACGGTGGGGGAGGACGCCCAGGAACTCTCGCGGGTCACCCGGAGCGTAGCGGAGATGGGGTTGGAGATAGAGGACGAACACCTGTTACAGCACGAGGAGCACAGTCCCTACCGCGCGTTCGGACCCGAGGGGCGGCGGGGACGACAGTCCATCGCCGACTTCATGTCGCTGTCCGGCGGCGCCGAGGTGGTGGAGGTGAGCGTCGCGCCGGGGGCGAGGATAGACGGGACGACGCTCAGCGAGGCGAACGAACGCGGCTACGTCGACCCGGAGGTGCTCGTCGTCTCCGTCGAACGCGACGAGCAGATACTCACCCCGCGCGGCGACACCGAGATACGCGCCGACGACCTGGTGACGCTGTTCGCCCGCGGCGACCTGCCCGAGGACACCATCGCGGCGTTCGGCGGCGATTGA
- a CDS encoding DHH family phosphoesterase — MTKARELFELLAGAEQLTVVCHNNPDPDCLASTLALGRIAAEAGIDEHQILYGGSISHQQNRAFINLLDMDLELFTPESLGERDDGSLLAFVDHSLPGVNNELPEETSVDIVIDHHSVEDVEARFVDHREDIGATATILAEYVRELDVAVEETLATGLLFAIRRETLGFLRGATTAEYDAAGALHDHADRDLLRRLSTPSVSGATIDAISDSIDNRVVRGSVLLSHVGRTDERDALPQAADYLATLEGVETAVVFGIVEDAIELSARTTDSRVHVGNALEEAFDDVGSAGGHREMGGGEIPLGIFADYRNHDECFVDIVENVVTDRLSESLKLSGGT; from the coding sequence ATGACGAAAGCGCGAGAACTCTTCGAGTTGCTCGCCGGCGCCGAGCAACTCACCGTCGTCTGCCACAACAACCCGGACCCGGACTGTCTGGCGAGTACCCTCGCACTGGGGCGCATCGCGGCGGAGGCCGGGATAGACGAACACCAGATACTCTACGGCGGGAGTATCTCACACCAGCAGAACCGCGCGTTTATCAACCTCCTCGACATGGACCTCGAACTGTTCACGCCCGAGTCGTTAGGCGAGCGTGACGACGGGTCGCTGCTCGCGTTCGTCGACCACTCGCTCCCCGGAGTGAACAACGAACTCCCGGAGGAGACGTCCGTGGATATCGTCATCGACCACCACAGCGTCGAGGACGTCGAGGCTCGGTTCGTCGACCACCGCGAGGACATCGGCGCGACGGCGACGATACTGGCCGAGTACGTCCGCGAGTTGGACGTGGCCGTCGAGGAGACGCTGGCGACGGGGCTGCTGTTCGCCATCCGCCGCGAGACGCTCGGCTTCCTGCGCGGGGCGACGACCGCCGAGTACGACGCCGCGGGGGCGCTGCACGACCACGCCGACCGGGACCTGCTCCGGAGGCTGTCGACGCCGTCGGTGAGCGGGGCGACGATAGACGCCATCTCCGACTCCATCGACAACCGCGTCGTCCGCGGGTCCGTCCTCCTCTCTCACGTCGGTCGGACCGACGAACGCGACGCCCTGCCGCAGGCGGCGGACTACCTCGCCACCTTGGAGGGCGTCGAGACGGCCGTCGTTTTCGGCATCGTCGAGGACGCTATCGAGTTGAGCGCGCGGACGACCGACTCGCGCGTCCACGTCGGCAACGCCCTCGAGGAGGCGTTCGACGACGTGGGGAGCGCCGGCGGTCACCGCGAGATGGGTGGCGGCGAGATTCCGCTCGGCATCTTCGCCGACTACCGGAACCACGACGAGTGCTTCGTCGACATCGTCGAGAACGTCGTCACCGACCGACTGAGCGAGAGTCTCAAACTCTCGGGCGGTACCTGA
- a CDS encoding M23 family metallopeptidase: MPSRTETDASDDERPRDPAESKSLLERLPDPTNLALLGLLGLPAVFSSRFAVLSPFLYCFLFGLWPFVSLFLPTRGESPTEWIRTGDRWSTARFLLSMVPLQLNPYVQAQSVGQLLGHLDVYRRYRFDLPGPESFEQRATYRLPVEGEWTVVGGGHERDDSHSWSILAQRYAYDHVVTDDEGRTHAGEGSDPSDYHCWERPVVAPAAGVVVAASDGHRDAPRTRGWLDLRQRDIRGNYVVVEHASEEYSVLAHLREGSVAVREGDRVDSGQRIGLCGHSGNSTEPHLHFHVQDSPSFYRGMGLPVGFDGVAVADGPNGEPVPVERAALRAGQRVVQQKSEQSERPAETE, from the coding sequence ATGCCCTCCCGGACCGAGACGGACGCGTCGGACGACGAACGACCCCGTGATCCCGCCGAATCGAAGTCGCTGCTGGAGAGGCTTCCGGACCCGACGAACCTCGCGCTGCTAGGTCTACTCGGTCTCCCGGCCGTCTTCTCGTCCCGGTTCGCGGTGCTCTCCCCCTTTCTCTACTGCTTCCTGTTCGGTCTGTGGCCCTTCGTCTCGCTGTTCCTTCCGACGCGCGGCGAGTCTCCGACCGAGTGGATTCGGACGGGCGACCGGTGGAGCACCGCGCGGTTTCTGTTGTCGATGGTCCCCCTGCAACTCAACCCGTACGTCCAAGCGCAGAGCGTCGGTCAACTGCTCGGCCACCTCGACGTCTACCGGCGCTACCGGTTCGACCTACCGGGCCCCGAATCGTTCGAGCAACGGGCGACCTACCGCCTCCCCGTGGAGGGCGAGTGGACCGTCGTCGGCGGCGGACACGAGAGAGACGATTCGCACTCGTGGAGCATCCTCGCACAGCGGTACGCCTACGACCACGTGGTGACGGACGACGAGGGCCGGACGCACGCGGGCGAGGGGTCCGACCCGTCGGACTACCACTGTTGGGAGCGACCCGTCGTCGCGCCGGCCGCGGGCGTCGTCGTCGCCGCCAGCGACGGACACCGCGACGCGCCGCGGACGCGAGGATGGTTAGACCTCCGTCAGCGGGACATCCGCGGCAACTACGTCGTCGTCGAACACGCTTCGGAGGAGTACAGCGTGCTCGCGCACCTCCGAGAAGGAAGCGTCGCCGTGCGCGAGGGCGACCGCGTCGACTCCGGGCAGCGAATCGGGCTGTGCGGTCACTCGGGCAACTCCACGGAACCGCACCTCCACTTCCACGTGCAGGATTCGCCGTCGTTCTACCGCGGGATGGGACTGCCCGTCGGATTCGACGGCGTCGCCGTCGCGGACGGACCCAACGGCGAACCGGTTCCCGTCGAACGGGCGGCGTTACGGGCGGGACAGCGCGTAGTGCAGCAGAAATCGGAGCAATCGGAGCGGCCAGCGGAGACGGAATGA
- a CDS encoding PH domain-containing protein: MTRGLPAAWSALFGAPFLALGAYVFAFQSQYPLVANQPTAPPLAGVPLALFGLFVVALGVYVQFASTPDEPTMRDNEFVVDDRDPAQRSALLQTFLSVPFLAAGLDLLYFTDYPLVYPTLALAVGLYLFSTGIHRYWRNTLTTYVVTNRRILQEYRFISLSRTEVPLEKVRAVEERQSVVDTLFGLGNVHVRAGASGNLSVTVRSVYDSAEFADEIRDEIDHTINGADRADDRFDGAFVESTPVDPASDDSVLDAEGSVEPLSTTDVDAAFPDAEPWSDGGTVEPISAGDDAADGSGEATHDGPL; encoded by the coding sequence ATGACCCGAGGGCTCCCCGCGGCGTGGAGCGCGCTGTTCGGCGCGCCGTTCCTCGCCCTCGGCGCGTACGTCTTCGCGTTCCAGTCGCAGTACCCGCTGGTGGCGAACCAGCCGACCGCGCCGCCGTTGGCCGGCGTTCCGCTGGCGCTCTTCGGCCTGTTCGTCGTCGCGCTCGGCGTCTACGTGCAGTTCGCCAGCACGCCCGACGAGCCGACGATGCGGGACAACGAGTTCGTCGTGGACGACCGCGACCCCGCACAGCGGAGCGCGCTGTTGCAGACGTTCCTCTCCGTGCCGTTCCTCGCGGCCGGACTGGACCTGCTGTACTTCACCGACTACCCGCTCGTGTACCCGACGCTCGCCCTCGCGGTGGGGCTGTACCTGTTCTCGACGGGCATCCACCGCTACTGGCGGAACACGCTCACGACCTACGTGGTCACGAACCGCCGGATACTGCAGGAGTACCGGTTTATCTCGCTCTCGCGGACCGAGGTTCCCTTGGAGAAAGTCCGCGCCGTCGAGGAGCGGCAGTCGGTCGTCGACACGCTGTTCGGCCTCGGTAACGTCCACGTCCGGGCGGGCGCGAGCGGAAACCTGAGCGTGACGGTCCGCTCCGTCTACGACTCCGCCGAGTTCGCCGACGAGATACGCGACGAGATCGATCACACGATCAACGGCGCCGACCGCGCCGACGACCGATTCGACGGCGCGTTCGTCGAGTCGACGCCGGTCGACCCGGCGTCCGACGACTCGGTCCTCGACGCGGAGGGCTCCGTCGAACCGCTGTCGACCACCGACGTCGACGCCGCGTTCCCCGACGCCGAACCGTGGAGCGACGGCGGCACCGTCGAGCCGATTTCCGCGGGCGACGACGCGGCGGACGGTTCCGGCGAGGCGACTCACGACGGTCCGCTGTAG
- a CDS encoding helix-turn-helix domain-containing protein produces MASGIRATVKFADPNGCPIARRSESAAGAIDQTATSVSLPGEAGSVTEFLVPGDDDAEDAVFSYGTATVFRTAHEGDATCPCECLGRFGCPVHRYVADDGDLTLVFHAADFGQLQAVMGELGDRFENVDVQRLLQPPLEGPPEERVFVNRGKLTDRQREVLETAYRMGYFERPKRANATEIAAELDISQSTFTEHLVTAQRKILEDVLEGSA; encoded by the coding sequence ATGGCGTCCGGAATCCGAGCGACCGTAAAATTCGCCGACCCGAACGGGTGCCCCATCGCCCGGCGCTCCGAGTCCGCGGCGGGAGCCATCGATCAGACGGCCACGAGCGTCTCGTTGCCGGGGGAGGCGGGGAGCGTCACCGAGTTCCTGGTTCCGGGAGACGACGACGCCGAGGACGCCGTCTTCTCCTACGGGACGGCGACGGTGTTCCGGACCGCCCACGAGGGCGACGCGACCTGTCCCTGCGAGTGTCTCGGGCGGTTCGGCTGTCCGGTCCACCGGTACGTCGCCGACGACGGCGACCTGACGCTCGTCTTCCACGCGGCGGATTTCGGCCAGTTGCAGGCGGTGATGGGCGAACTCGGCGACCGATTCGAGAACGTGGACGTTCAGCGTCTCCTCCAACCGCCGCTGGAGGGACCGCCCGAAGAGCGGGTGTTCGTTAACCGAGGGAAACTCACCGACAGGCAGCGCGAAGTGCTGGAGACGGCGTATCGGATGGGCTACTTCGAGCGGCCGAAGCGGGCCAACGCCACCGAGATAGCCGCGGAACTCGACATCTCCCAGTCGACGTTCACCGAACACCTCGTCACCGCCCAGCGGAAGATTCTGGAGGACGTGCTCGAAGGGAGCGCGTAA